One genomic segment of Prosthecobacter fusiformis includes these proteins:
- a CDS encoding RNA polymerase sigma factor codes for MNDTHRLFLDTLTRYERPLLRYAHSYTNDAEEARDVVQDVFVKLSQNLATLDAERLAPWLFTVCKNRALDHQRKHQRITVMDMQTLDLEVSETPQPGDEMQTRETAAALRGLIDELPLRQREAIRLKFIAGLDYKQISDAMQTSIGNVGYLIHHGVQALRLKWQEMEGDIPAKPKTAIA; via the coding sequence ATGAACGACACCCACCGCCTGTTTTTGGATACGTTGACGCGCTATGAGCGGCCGCTTCTCCGTTACGCTCATAGTTATACCAACGATGCCGAGGAGGCCCGTGATGTGGTCCAGGATGTGTTTGTCAAACTGAGCCAGAACCTGGCCACGCTGGATGCGGAGCGCCTGGCGCCCTGGTTGTTCACCGTCTGCAAAAACCGGGCTCTGGACCATCAAAGAAAACATCAGCGCATCACCGTTATGGACATGCAAACCTTGGACCTCGAAGTCTCCGAAACACCCCAGCCTGGGGATGAAATGCAAACACGGGAGACCGCCGCCGCCCTGCGGGGGCTCATCGACGAATTGCCCCTCCGACAGCGGGAGGCGATCCGTCTCAAGTTCATCGCTGGGCTCGACTATAAACAGATCAGCGACGCCATGCAGACTAGCATCGGCAATGTCGGCTACCTCATTCACCACGGTGTGCAGGCCCTGCGCCTGAAATGGCAAGAAATGGAGGGAGACATCCCGGCGAAACCTAAAACCGCCATCGCCTAA
- a CDS encoding vWA domain-containing protein: MKPEQLTAWALNELSHEEKAQIESLLKEDNDVQAQAAQTKTFCDFLSTELGDDSLEFTPEQRERLWSADEPSAVNASKPSASAPAKQTSFWRRHALVNLAAAAAVVVGTTVLLRRETEETVQRENILLTGKLTESKKQPSKDQDGSLLSRAAPVPPAEPVASLPTPSVQKPDERRDVGHVSPGAYANADVIAEAPMDRERAESPARQQAKEVPVQTPAPAKPAAPRGNITAVGRLTLDTSNGYTGNTTMTAEAAATTYSGAIVGMKGPSVSLPEPGVVGDSFDYYEVPPHSNESYTQIVENALKDVMREPLSTFSIDVDTASYANVRRFLNQNTAPPRDAVRIEELINYFPTTEEGPAPGAKEPFAVEVEMAACPWQPQHRLARIAIKGRQISQDRQSSNLVFLVDVSGSMGDPNKLPLVKQSLRMLTEQLGENDRVSMVTYAGGTQVVLSPTSGQNKAEIMAAIDRLQSGGGTHGSAGIRLAYEQAVAGFIKGGVNRVILCSDGDFNVGISSPEELETYITEKARSGVFLSLLGYGTGNLKDRTMETLADKGNGNYAYIDSLSEARKVLVEQMNGTLVTIAKDVKIQVEFNPAVIRSYRLIGYENRLLAKEDFNDDTKDAGEIGAGHSVTALYELVPANLPPGADPRPMVDDLKYQQPAAAPAAPSAVIADTAESGEALTVKLRYKAPEGSVSSLIEVPLRDDKRGLETASDEFKFTTAVAGFGMLLRQSSYSGQLTWEQVRQLALEGKGTDAFGYRGEFLQLIEKARGVSR, encoded by the coding sequence ATGAAACCGGAACAACTGACCGCCTGGGCGCTGAATGAACTCAGCCACGAAGAAAAGGCCCAGATCGAATCACTGCTCAAGGAAGATAACGACGTGCAAGCTCAGGCTGCGCAGACGAAGACCTTCTGTGATTTTCTCAGCACTGAACTGGGTGATGACTCATTGGAGTTCACCCCCGAACAACGCGAGCGCCTATGGAGCGCCGATGAGCCATCGGCAGTCAACGCTTCAAAACCCTCCGCCTCCGCTCCAGCCAAACAGACCTCTTTCTGGAGACGCCACGCTTTGGTCAACCTCGCCGCAGCCGCTGCTGTGGTCGTCGGGACTACGGTGCTCCTGCGCCGGGAAACCGAAGAGACCGTCCAGCGGGAAAACATTTTATTAACAGGGAAACTCACGGAGTCCAAAAAACAGCCTTCGAAAGACCAGGACGGAAGTCTTCTTTCCAGAGCCGCACCCGTGCCCCCAGCGGAACCAGTCGCCAGCTTGCCCACCCCCAGTGTGCAGAAGCCCGATGAACGCAGGGATGTTGGTCATGTGTCGCCTGGAGCATACGCGAATGCGGATGTGATCGCTGAAGCTCCAATGGACCGTGAACGCGCAGAATCTCCCGCACGGCAACAAGCCAAAGAGGTTCCTGTTCAGACCCCGGCCCCCGCTAAACCAGCGGCTCCACGCGGCAATATTACTGCTGTGGGGCGATTGACCCTCGACACCTCCAATGGTTATACGGGGAACACCACAATGACTGCGGAGGCAGCGGCAACGACCTACAGTGGTGCTATCGTAGGCATGAAAGGTCCATCTGTTTCCCTTCCCGAGCCTGGGGTTGTAGGTGATAGCTTTGACTATTATGAGGTGCCACCGCACAGCAATGAGTCATACACTCAGATCGTCGAAAACGCGCTCAAAGACGTCATGCGCGAGCCGCTTTCCACCTTCTCGATTGATGTGGATACGGCCTCCTATGCGAATGTGCGCCGTTTCCTCAATCAGAACACAGCGCCGCCCCGCGATGCCGTGCGGATCGAGGAACTGATCAACTATTTCCCGACTACCGAAGAGGGCCCAGCACCGGGTGCTAAGGAGCCTTTCGCCGTGGAGGTGGAGATGGCCGCCTGCCCTTGGCAGCCGCAGCATCGACTGGCCCGCATCGCCATCAAAGGCAGGCAGATCAGCCAGGACCGGCAGTCCAGCAATCTTGTCTTCCTGGTGGATGTCTCCGGTTCCATGGGAGATCCTAACAAGCTGCCTTTGGTAAAGCAGAGCCTGCGCATGCTGACTGAGCAGTTAGGTGAAAACGACCGTGTCTCCATGGTGACTTATGCTGGCGGAACTCAGGTGGTATTGAGCCCCACCAGTGGCCAAAACAAGGCAGAGATCATGGCCGCTATCGACCGCCTCCAATCTGGTGGCGGCACGCACGGCAGCGCAGGCATCCGCCTGGCCTATGAGCAGGCTGTGGCTGGTTTTATCAAAGGCGGGGTCAATCGTGTCATCCTCTGCTCCGATGGCGACTTCAATGTCGGCATCAGCAGCCCGGAGGAGCTGGAAACCTACATCACGGAGAAAGCCCGCAGCGGTGTCTTCCTCAGCCTGCTCGGCTACGGCACTGGCAATTTGAAGGACCGCACCATGGAAACCCTGGCCGACAAGGGCAACGGTAACTACGCCTACATCGACAGCCTTAGCGAGGCGCGCAAAGTGCTCGTGGAGCAGATGAACGGCACCCTTGTCACCATCGCCAAGGATGTGAAAATCCAAGTAGAGTTTAATCCCGCCGTCATCCGCAGCTATCGCCTCATTGGATATGAGAATCGTTTGTTAGCCAAAGAGGATTTCAATGATGATACCAAGGATGCTGGTGAAATTGGTGCCGGGCATAGCGTCACTGCGCTGTATGAACTGGTGCCTGCCAACCTGCCTCCCGGAGCGGATCCCCGACCGATGGTGGACGATCTCAAATATCAGCAGCCAGCCGCAGCCCCCGCTGCTCCGTCAGCGGTCATTGCCGATACTGCGGAGTCTGGGGAAGCTTTGACGGTGAAACTTCGCTACAAGGCTCCGGAAGGAAGCGTCAGCAGCCTGATCGAAGTCCCTTTGCGCGATGATAAGCGCGGGCTGGAGACAGCCAGCGATGAGTTCAAATTCACCACCGCCGTCGCTGGCTTCGGTATGCTCCTGCGCCAGTCCAGTTACAGCGGCCAGCTTACTTGGGAGCAGGTGCGCCAGCTTGCCTTGGAAGGGAAGGGGACAGATGCGTTTGGCTATCGTGGGGAATTCCTTCAGCTCATTGAAAAGGCACGAGGCGTCAGCCGCTAA
- a CDS encoding alpha-1,4-glucan--maltose-1-phosphate maltosyltransferase, with product MPASAAHAPTVVIENFYPCIEGGRHPIKRVVGEPLDLWCDIFMDGHVVMSAVVKWRAAGSRRWFESPMHPVENDRWQGRCSFDSMGRWEYAVEAWADTFRGWKKTFAIRVQAGDPDVPVEALEGARLLKDGAQRARAAGAAAVAAQLEDVAELLAQLPPQEVMDVLLSDDLQSLMDKYSDRSLSTTSSPLKVIVERERARFSAWYEFFPRSAEGRLDKHSTFRDCLPRLDDAQAMGFDTIYFPPIHPIGMTARKGKNNTLIAYADDVGSPWAIGGEAGGHRDVEPKLGTVEDFVWLVGEANRRGLEIALDFAINCSPDHPYVKDHPDWFYQRPDGSIRYAENPPKKYQDIYPINFHCDDWKNLWRELIDVVLFWVDKGVKTFRVDNPHTKPVSFWEELISTVHRKHPDVIFLAEAFTKPKMMQALGKVGFTQSYTYFTWREDKAGLTEYASELMQGEMRWYYRGNFWPNTPDIHPYYLQNAPASMFRLRAALAATLSSTWGMYAGYELCENKPLPGKEEYLDSEKFQLSQRDYNEPGNIKGFIARLNSIRRDNPAMHLYDNLAFHGADHDQMMCYSKCTPDFSNRILCIVSLNGYDPVAGMVHLNLGALGLGYDQSYRVRDLMHGNVYEWWGASNYVSLNPHGTSLHIFQVEPA from the coding sequence ATGCCTGCTTCTGCTGCCCACGCCCCCACTGTTGTTATTGAGAATTTTTATCCCTGCATCGAAGGCGGGCGTCATCCCATCAAGCGGGTGGTCGGCGAGCCGCTGGATCTGTGGTGTGATATTTTTATGGATGGGCATGTGGTGATGTCCGCCGTGGTGAAGTGGCGTGCGGCCGGATCACGGCGCTGGTTTGAAAGCCCCATGCATCCGGTGGAAAATGATCGCTGGCAGGGCCGGTGCAGTTTTGATTCCATGGGCCGCTGGGAGTATGCTGTGGAAGCCTGGGCGGATACATTCCGTGGATGGAAGAAGACCTTCGCCATCCGTGTGCAGGCCGGAGATCCCGATGTGCCGGTGGAGGCCCTCGAAGGTGCCCGGTTGCTGAAGGATGGTGCCCAGCGGGCACGGGCAGCTGGAGCTGCTGCAGTTGCTGCGCAATTGGAGGACGTGGCGGAGTTACTGGCCCAATTGCCACCTCAGGAAGTGATGGACGTTCTGCTTTCTGACGATCTGCAATCGCTGATGGACAAATATTCTGACCGCAGTCTTTCCACCACCTCCAGTCCTCTGAAGGTCATTGTGGAGCGGGAGCGGGCGAGGTTCTCCGCATGGTATGAGTTTTTCCCCCGCAGCGCCGAAGGGCGACTGGACAAGCACAGCACGTTTCGTGATTGCCTGCCGCGTCTGGATGATGCGCAGGCCATGGGTTTTGATACGATTTATTTCCCGCCCATCCATCCCATTGGGATGACTGCCAGGAAGGGCAAAAATAACACACTGATTGCCTACGCGGATGATGTCGGCAGCCCGTGGGCCATTGGTGGGGAGGCGGGTGGGCATCGCGATGTGGAGCCCAAGCTGGGAACGGTGGAAGATTTCGTCTGGCTGGTCGGTGAAGCGAACCGCCGAGGGCTGGAAATCGCCCTGGATTTTGCCATCAACTGCTCCCCTGATCACCCTTATGTGAAGGACCATCCAGATTGGTTCTACCAGCGTCCCGATGGCAGCATCCGCTATGCGGAGAATCCGCCGAAGAAGTATCAGGACATCTATCCCATTAACTTCCACTGCGATGATTGGAAAAACCTATGGCGTGAGCTGATCGATGTGGTGCTTTTTTGGGTGGACAAGGGCGTGAAAACCTTCCGTGTGGACAATCCCCATACAAAGCCGGTTTCCTTTTGGGAGGAGCTGATCAGCACCGTGCATCGCAAGCACCCGGATGTGATCTTTTTGGCAGAGGCTTTCACCAAGCCCAAGATGATGCAAGCACTTGGCAAGGTCGGTTTCACCCAAAGCTATACTTACTTCACCTGGCGTGAGGATAAAGCTGGGCTGACTGAATACGCCAGTGAACTGATGCAGGGAGAGATGCGCTGGTATTACCGGGGTAACTTTTGGCCGAATACACCGGACATCCACCCCTACTATCTCCAGAATGCCCCTGCCAGCATGTTCCGCCTACGGGCTGCCCTGGCGGCGACGCTTTCCAGCACCTGGGGGATGTATGCGGGGTATGAACTTTGTGAAAACAAACCGCTGCCAGGGAAGGAAGAATATCTGGACTCAGAGAAATTTCAGCTCAGCCAGCGTGATTACAATGAGCCGGGCAATATCAAAGGTTTCATTGCACGATTAAATTCCATCCGTCGTGACAATCCGGCCATGCATCTCTACGACAATCTGGCTTTCCATGGTGCTGATCATGATCAGATGATGTGCTATAGTAAATGCACGCCTGATTTCAGTAACCGCATTCTTTGCATTGTCAGTCTCAATGGATATGACCCTGTTGCAGGCATGGTGCATCTCAATCTTGGGGCTTTGGGATTGGGCTATGACCAATCGTACCGCGTTCGTGATCTGATGCACGGAAATGTGTATGAATGGTGGGGTGCGTCCAATTATGTGTCTTTGAATCCGCATGGAACCAGCCTGCACATTTTTCAGGTCGAGCCTGCTTAA
- a CDS encoding response regulator: MNSKVILLVEDNPDDEELTLMALKKNNILNEVVVARDGVEALEFLFGEGPESFVQRRVMPTIILLDLKLPKVDGLEVLKRIRGDARTCMLPVVILTSSREESDLLESYSLGCNSYVRKPVDFAQFVEATRQLGLYWLLLNEGPPLKS, from the coding sequence ATGAATTCCAAGGTCATTTTATTGGTGGAAGACAATCCCGACGATGAGGAACTGACCCTCATGGCGCTGAAGAAGAACAACATTCTGAACGAAGTTGTTGTGGCTCGGGACGGAGTCGAAGCTTTGGAGTTTTTGTTCGGGGAAGGGCCGGAGTCCTTTGTCCAGAGACGTGTCATGCCGACCATTATTCTGCTGGATCTCAAGCTGCCAAAGGTGGATGGCCTGGAAGTCTTAAAACGCATCCGTGGTGATGCGCGCACGTGCATGCTGCCGGTGGTGATTCTGACTTCCTCCCGTGAGGAGAGCGATCTCCTGGAAAGTTATTCGTTAGGCTGCAACAGCTACGTCAGAAAGCCGGTGGATTTCGCCCAATTTGTGGAAGCTACCCGGCAACTGGGACTCTACTGGCTCTTGCTCAATGAAGGACCTCCTTTGAAGTCATGA
- the uxaC gene encoding glucuronate isomerase, protein MSFIHDDFLLSTKTARRLYHTFAKGEPILDYHNHLPPQDIAEDRQFKNIHEIWLAGDHYKWRAMRCNGIPEELITGDASPRDKFLAWAKTVPHTLRNPLYHWTHIELKRYFGIDDLLNEKTAPAIWEQTEAALAKPEMSARGILRTQNVRALCTTDDPTDDLSAHKKCAADGFEIGVYPTFRPDKALGLQQPDAWNDWCDKLAEVTNIEISSFGALLEALEKRHDYFHSVGCRLSDHGLNRCYANFATEASAARVFDRYRSHRTKRLYPEDQELLATHIMMHVGRLNAKRKWTMQLHLGPVRNNNSRLAKKVGADVGCDSIGDYPQAEGLSRFLDALDSENALPKTVLYNVNPADNYVFGTMAGNFADGTTPGKVQFGSGWWFVDQKEGMEWQINALSNLGLLSRFIGMLTDSRSFMSFPRHEYFRRTLCNLLGNDIEGGLIPDDDELTGSMLKNICYSNAKAYLGLAVS, encoded by the coding sequence ATGTCCTTTATCCACGATGATTTCCTGCTGTCCACGAAGACTGCGCGCCGCCTTTACCACACCTTTGCCAAAGGCGAGCCTATCCTGGATTATCATAATCATCTGCCTCCTCAAGACATTGCTGAAGACCGGCAGTTCAAGAATATCCACGAAATCTGGCTGGCGGGTGATCATTACAAATGGCGCGCCATGCGCTGCAACGGCATCCCTGAGGAACTGATCACCGGCGATGCCAGCCCACGTGACAAATTTCTGGCCTGGGCGAAAACCGTGCCTCATACGCTTCGGAACCCTCTGTATCATTGGACCCACATTGAGCTGAAGCGCTACTTTGGCATTGATGATCTTCTCAATGAAAAGACGGCTCCTGCCATCTGGGAGCAGACGGAGGCCGCCCTTGCTAAGCCTGAAATGAGCGCCCGTGGCATCCTGCGCACGCAGAATGTCCGCGCTCTTTGCACCACGGATGACCCGACGGATGACCTTTCCGCGCACAAGAAATGTGCAGCGGATGGTTTTGAGATCGGTGTTTATCCCACCTTCCGCCCGGATAAGGCGCTGGGCTTGCAGCAGCCGGACGCCTGGAACGACTGGTGTGACAAGCTGGCTGAAGTCACCAATATCGAAATCAGCAGCTTCGGTGCTCTTCTCGAAGCCTTGGAAAAGCGGCATGACTACTTCCACAGCGTCGGCTGCCGCCTCAGTGACCATGGTTTGAACCGCTGCTACGCCAACTTTGCCACGGAGGCCTCCGCTGCCCGTGTCTTTGACCGCTACCGCAGCCACCGCACCAAGCGCCTTTATCCTGAAGACCAGGAGCTCCTGGCCACTCACATCATGATGCATGTCGGCCGTCTCAATGCCAAACGCAAATGGACCATGCAGCTCCACCTCGGCCCTGTGCGGAATAACAACTCCCGCCTGGCTAAAAAAGTGGGTGCGGACGTCGGCTGCGACAGCATCGGTGATTATCCACAGGCCGAGGGTCTGAGCCGTTTCCTGGACGCGCTGGACAGCGAAAATGCTCTGCCAAAAACGGTGCTCTACAACGTCAATCCTGCGGATAACTATGTCTTCGGAACCATGGCTGGAAACTTCGCCGATGGCACCACACCGGGTAAGGTACAGTTCGGCTCCGGTTGGTGGTTTGTGGACCAGAAGGAAGGCATGGAATGGCAGATCAATGCGCTGAGCAATCTGGGCCTGCTAAGCCGCTTCATCGGCATGCTCACGGACAGCCGCAGCTTCATGTCCTTCCCGCGTCACGAATACTTCCGCCGGACGCTCTGCAACCTGCTGGGCAATGACATTGAGGGGGGCCTCATTCCAGACGATGATGAACTGACGGGCTCCATGCTCAAGAACATCTGCTACTCCAATGCCAAGGCCTACCTGGGGCTGGCAGTGAGCTGA
- a CDS encoding response regulator gives MKLSLTMQLTQPTAKTASKYQVLIASASEDTLRLLEPLQHIPYPDGQADSGGLFRPKQRMLFHPLDYNLVDMVMRSRELEWPFALVIVDVQPGAETKAEQILNALYYAEPALGIIVLLSDGATLSQAMLDLITHSARLTFVEMPGSIAQIYQPLKMMLSMWEIRQRLADAEAAQQRSEESAMIGRGGPPSAAEGTAPAMHLEVVGSLAAGISHEFNNVLTVIQSQMDMAIQQAGSLPGVVQLLNQVMETARSASTLSRKLVSFTPDEESTPEAVNLALALDEEVMLLSKTLGDHIRVEVAHGPQMPAVWADPSIISQVIINVALHARNAMTEGGTLQISTARIQHETGGKYARLFPEAAHGEYVMLTMEDPNPSDNSTSGDPGRVVVALPSSVQRAADDRLLWIQRTIQSAGGAFNVTLLPGMIRTYQILFPLAKDQEVPAPEAEASRALALAGDMEAANPATVLVVDDDDTICMIMSQVLATKKHRVLTAKSADEAWQQWCQHRSTIKLLITDINMPGGANGVTLGHAIQEQDGSVPVIYTSGHRAVHQFAELEIGNNYLPKPFGMNDLLAVANRALLAHGHHGLS, from the coding sequence ATGAAATTATCCTTGACCATGCAATTAACTCAGCCAACAGCCAAAACGGCATCGAAATACCAGGTGCTCATCGCATCTGCGTCTGAGGACACCTTACGGTTGCTGGAGCCGTTGCAGCACATTCCATATCCAGATGGTCAGGCGGACAGTGGCGGTCTATTCCGTCCTAAACAGCGCATGTTGTTCCATCCCCTGGATTATAACCTGGTGGATATGGTCATGCGCAGTCGTGAACTGGAGTGGCCCTTTGCGCTAGTGATCGTGGATGTGCAGCCGGGTGCAGAAACCAAGGCTGAACAGATACTCAACGCTCTTTATTACGCGGAGCCTGCACTGGGAATCATCGTGCTCTTGTCGGACGGAGCTACGTTGTCACAGGCAATGCTGGATCTGATCACCCACAGTGCGCGCCTGACCTTTGTTGAAATGCCAGGGTCGATAGCTCAAATCTATCAGCCTTTGAAAATGATGCTCTCCATGTGGGAGATTCGCCAGCGCCTGGCGGATGCAGAGGCGGCTCAGCAACGATCTGAGGAATCCGCGATGATCGGACGTGGTGGACCTCCGTCAGCCGCTGAAGGCACTGCACCTGCCATGCATTTGGAAGTCGTGGGTAGTCTTGCCGCTGGCATTTCTCATGAATTTAACAATGTGCTGACGGTTATTCAAAGCCAGATGGACATGGCTATCCAACAGGCTGGTAGCCTGCCTGGAGTGGTCCAACTGCTGAACCAGGTGATGGAGACAGCACGCAGCGCTTCCACACTGTCCCGCAAACTGGTCTCTTTTACTCCGGATGAAGAGAGCACCCCGGAGGCAGTGAACCTGGCGCTGGCATTGGATGAGGAAGTGATGCTTTTGAGCAAGACGCTGGGCGACCATATTCGGGTGGAAGTCGCTCATGGCCCCCAGATGCCTGCGGTGTGGGCAGATCCTTCTATCATCAGTCAAGTGATCATCAATGTGGCCCTGCATGCACGCAATGCCATGACCGAAGGCGGCACATTGCAGATCTCCACGGCCAGGATCCAGCACGAGACCGGTGGCAAGTATGCGCGCCTGTTCCCTGAGGCTGCCCATGGCGAATATGTGATGCTGACGATGGAAGATCCGAATCCATCAGACAATTCCACCAGCGGAGATCCCGGGCGTGTTGTTGTAGCTCTCCCATCCTCCGTCCAACGCGCTGCAGATGACCGCCTGCTCTGGATCCAGCGCACTATACAGTCCGCAGGTGGTGCCTTCAATGTAACCCTCCTACCCGGTATGATCCGCACTTATCAAATACTCTTCCCCCTGGCTAAAGATCAGGAAGTTCCAGCACCGGAAGCCGAAGCTTCCAGAGCCCTGGCTCTGGCTGGCGATATGGAAGCCGCAAATCCTGCGACAGTTCTTGTCGTAGATGATGATGACACCATATGCATGATCATGAGTCAGGTGCTGGCCACTAAAAAGCACCGCGTCTTAACAGCCAAAAGTGCTGACGAGGCCTGGCAGCAGTGGTGTCAGCACCGCAGCACGATCAAACTGCTCATCACCGACATCAATATGCCAGGGGGGGCGAATGGGGTGACCCTCGGCCATGCGATCCAGGAACAGGATGGTTCCGTGCCCGTCATTTACACCAGCGGCCATCGCGCCGTGCATCAGTTTGCCGAACTCGAAATCGGAAATAATTATCTGCCGAAGCCCTTTGGGATGAATGATCTCCTGGCTGTGGCCAACCGCGCTCTCCTGGCGCACGGCCATCATGGATTGAGTTGA
- a CDS encoding sensor histidine kinase, translated as MNPVTALLFILAGTGLWLKSGGRTSEAKLLAGGVLAVGLVRLVGYVMDIDVGIDQWLFPTKLENDQPSFPNRMSPNAALNFVLFGCGLLLMDGTSAVRRRTAEFFALLVGFISLLALLGYAYQVNWLYGVTYFIPMALHTAALFHLIAFGMLCLCPSEGKIAFILGDSPGGALVRHLFPVVVPGLVLLGWLRLEGERNGYFAADMGTTLYTIVALCMVSALIWWSALSLHRTDKARQHVEAELKRFFTLSLDALCIIGRDGYFKRVNPVFMQALGYTEDEILTRPVMDFIHPDDREKTEHELARVAAGVSVEHFENRYRCKDGTWRWLWWKGQFLETEKLIYGTGRDVTELKKTQEEIRELNSTLQERATQLDASNQELEAFSYSVSHDLRAPLRGISGFTQALEEHAGKSLDETGRSYLARVRRAAERMGFLIDDLLKLSRLTRAEMKLETVDLSPMAESILTQLSQNEPQRQVQWKVTPGILVNADAALMRVLLENLLENAWKFTSKNPAALIEVGILETDGSAMGGYVRDNGVGFDMRYASKLFGAFQRLHSMIEFPGTGIGLATVQRVVRRHGGRVWADAELNVGSTFYFEVGNDKSKTPV; from the coding sequence ATGAATCCGGTCACCGCACTGCTCTTTATCCTGGCGGGAACGGGGCTATGGCTAAAAAGTGGCGGACGAACATCTGAAGCCAAGCTTTTGGCTGGAGGTGTGCTGGCCGTCGGGCTGGTCCGGCTTGTGGGCTATGTGATGGACATTGATGTAGGGATAGATCAATGGCTTTTCCCGACAAAACTTGAAAATGACCAGCCATCGTTTCCCAATCGGATGTCGCCCAATGCAGCTTTAAACTTCGTGTTGTTCGGGTGCGGGCTGTTGCTGATGGACGGGACATCGGCCGTGCGGAGAAGGACTGCGGAGTTCTTTGCGCTGCTTGTGGGTTTTATCTCACTGCTGGCATTGCTGGGGTATGCGTATCAGGTCAATTGGCTTTATGGAGTGACGTACTTCATTCCCATGGCGCTGCATACGGCAGCTCTTTTTCATCTGATCGCTTTCGGGATGCTCTGCCTTTGTCCGAGCGAGGGAAAGATTGCGTTTATTCTGGGTGACAGTCCTGGTGGGGCCTTAGTGAGGCATCTTTTCCCGGTCGTGGTGCCTGGGCTGGTCCTTTTGGGCTGGTTGCGGCTGGAGGGGGAGCGGAACGGCTATTTTGCGGCGGATATGGGCACCACTTTATATACAATCGTGGCCCTTTGTATGGTGAGTGCGCTTATCTGGTGGAGCGCCCTTTCACTGCATCGTACAGATAAAGCTCGCCAACATGTGGAGGCGGAATTGAAGCGGTTTTTCACCCTGTCACTGGATGCGCTCTGCATCATCGGGCGGGATGGATATTTTAAGCGGGTGAACCCTGTCTTCATGCAGGCGCTGGGCTACACTGAGGATGAAATTTTAACACGTCCGGTGATGGATTTCATTCATCCCGATGACCGGGAAAAAACGGAGCACGAGCTGGCCAGGGTCGCCGCAGGAGTGTCTGTGGAGCATTTTGAAAACCGCTATCGCTGCAAGGATGGCACCTGGAGATGGCTTTGGTGGAAAGGGCAGTTTTTGGAGACTGAGAAACTGATCTATGGGACTGGCCGCGATGTGACTGAGTTGAAAAAAACCCAGGAGGAAATCCGGGAGCTCAATTCGACATTGCAGGAGCGTGCTACTCAATTGGATGCCTCGAATCAGGAGCTGGAAGCCTTCAGCTATTCGGTCTCCCATGATTTACGCGCACCGCTCCGAGGGATATCAGGCTTTACACAAGCACTGGAGGAACATGCAGGGAAGTCTTTGGATGAAACTGGACGAAGCTATTTGGCGAGGGTCCGTCGTGCGGCAGAAAGGATGGGTTTTTTGATTGATGATCTGCTTAAGCTTTCACGCCTGACGCGTGCGGAGATGAAGTTAGAAACCGTGGATCTGAGTCCCATGGCCGAGTCCATTTTGACTCAACTCAGCCAGAACGAGCCTCAAAGGCAGGTGCAGTGGAAGGTCACGCCAGGAATTCTGGTGAATGCCGATGCTGCACTGATGCGTGTCTTGCTGGAAAATCTGCTGGAGAATGCCTGGAAATTCACTTCCAAAAATCCGGCTGCGTTGATTGAGGTAGGAATTCTGGAAACCGACGGGAGTGCTATGGGCGGCTACGTGCGTGACAATGGCGTGGGATTTGACATGCGTTATGCCTCCAAGCTGTTTGGCGCGTTTCAAAGGTTGCACTCAATGATTGAATTTCCAGGGACCGGGATAGGGCTGGCGACAGTGCAGCGGGTGGTCCGCCGCCATGGCGGGCGTGTCTGGGCAGATGCCGAACTAAATGTAGGTTCGACATTTTATTTCGAGGTTGGTAATGATAAATCTAAGACTCCTGTATGA